The Papilio machaon chromosome 2, ilPapMach1.1, whole genome shotgun sequence genome segment atatatatatatatatatatatatatatatatataaaagaaagtcgtgttagttacactatttataactcaagaacggctgaatcgatttgactgaaaattggtgggcaggtagcttagaacgaggaaacggacataggataatttttaccccgttttctattttttattccgcgcggacggagtcgcgggtaaaagctagtacatacTAAACGAGGAtaacttcagccatattttgacaaatggtaggacacgattcgttcttttctatcagttttataaaaactgattcacttaatttttgccgaaatacataagacgttttgcaataaaatcgaacaaatataatttaaaagacgtattccaaaacttaagggcctttaaaacttcccttaaaaatgggcacgaacttatcggacaacccaacatttttcttcttattattataaagtttaaaatttataaattgacgatacatgacagatacctaatctatatatatataaaagaaagtcgtgttagttacactgtttataactcaagatcggtcaaactgatttagctgaaaattgatggggagatagcttagaactaggagacggacataggaactttttatattgtgagcattttttttattccgcgcggacgaagtcgcgggtaaaagctagtaagtaatatcaaatttaactctgtcacaatatgtgctagtttcagtgttttactattttcgccgcagtacgtaagtttaatggttcgaatcccaggcttacaaggtttttatttttcaatattatcaatcacATATagagcttgtttttttttaatgaaaaggaaaaatctggtaatgttcttagaatatgttttttacttaacaaaaacaattttaaatttttatttttggggtattaaatatttatataaaattaataacgattaggtTCGGCCATCTCGGAATAaagcgagtgggcggagagtgttttcacttgtcattgcggtcattgaaattgaattctactcgtatatccatatccttgaaatacactttgaaagtatacaaattgtgttaaattaattgacaatttgtatcaaaatatttttctcttactgttaggtatcttcagtccggttacagtagaattttccaagcatagatttattacacgtattcgatgtcgccagtgacatagtccgcgcggaattaaatgacgaaacttacaataacaaacttgaacaataaaaaaacatgctaatgacgactcggttaaaaaaagggacaaggaatattgtggttccttaatttttaaagatgtcgtATTCGACTACTATTGtaaccaataattgttgcgataaagttcaattttatataacgctttgataataaaattaaaaaccttaaaaaatgtaaaaaaaagtttgggattcgaatcgccaaaactgcgtatgacagcgaacagttaagccgtaaggccaaactggcatatatggtgacaaattaaaatttgatattgcttatctatctagtatctgtcatgcgggacgtaaacttgtagtaaatagcaaaaaaatgttttgattataaaatgtcaaatgaatttaacagaagtagtatatttcaaagtgtatcttaagtgaatagagatagagttcaattttgtctaatgttacgatatttttgcatactttcggtgcttcgttactattgacgctctgtctgttactataattatgggcactttgaatgtactcatatatatgacgatgtgaacgcttcgatctttttgagcatagtggatgcttcaattaatttgatgactttggttgtacttatatatttgatcactttaggtgttcctatatatttggatatcttgactgccactatatttatgaagctgactgtacaaaattgtacaatttttttttaatacgtatATTTAAACTATCGAAGGTAGGATTAGAAGGGGATTACTAAAAGTATGGATAGTAATTTtgaaacttattaataaataaattgtcgaTTAACGCAAATAGTTTACACCTTTTTAAGTTTATACGATTAGAAAGATTGTAGTAgcttaaagtttaaattctattattaCTTGATAAAACGGAAcaagttgttttgttttctaacCATGGATTGTGGTTATAATTCATAACCTATCTTCTTTGgtgaaaaggtaaaaaaaaaatatttatgcattttacCGCAGTGGAAACggtaaatgaattttatttgtaatgtaaaaattttcacCTTATAACAGGACAATATATATTCATATCAAttcaataaactatttttacctTGGGTTTTTGCGTCCTAAATTTCCGTTTAGAACTTATCTCTGcgttgtcaaagataatgacaggtatgatgatatgttttatacagagattttggtcttagaaacccacagttagtCAGACAATCCGCATATAGTTTATCTCATAAACGATATCATAGCAGGCTagaagattaaatataatatacacatataatatatagctAGCTATTCCTGGTGCCTTATGAACAATATGAGAGTAAAAAAACTGCTAATATAATTGCGggattttataagttgtttaCTTTCTCAGCAAAACAGCAAAACAAAGAATATCTggtatataacttcaaactttcgtggtttttactaatatactgtacagcagtgattgtcaaacttatttcaccgccccctttggaaatcaattatatttcagagcgcccctaatttttattcagccctaaaacttaaccacaatttcattgctttaattaatttcaatgccccccattttttgggcctcttatcgccctctcctaggtttcaaacgcctccaaggggacgttatcgcccactttgggaaacactggtctacagcctaatcgtggtaagaatcccgtttcttacgaacagtatattaagGAATATCTGGTACTATTATATgagtaatttcttttaatcttttcgttaatgatttctttaattagttgcacattgaaagaaaataaatatttttgttttaataatataaaataatgaataaaattatttttgtaccgAGACTTCAATAGTCTAAAAACGCgaattattatgtacatacatatatatgttatttatttctttttgtatacatttgtatttataagtgTAAAGATTTACTATAAGGAGGTATCAATTATTCTCAATTATTAAGGTGCTTTTCCACTGAAGAGAAGAATCTTTATGTGCATCAGTGAAAACGTTATCTTATGattcaataattttgaaatatcatATGTTTTATGTGATGGTAACGCCGCAgagcatttttattattaatcttatattaaatagttacaCATAAATGGCTTTCTAAATGAAGACATTGACATGTCAATAATTAAAGTATGATTTatgatgatttatttaaaagtttacatGTTATCCTTGTTTTTTCAAAAGGatgacataatatattttgtgcaGGTGTTATGACAGTTTTAATTTACGGTGATATCACTTAAGATGTCACATTTGCACATTTATGTCCgtttacatgtttatttttaacaatcatTATGCCTGAGGTCATTAAATGGTGTGCTTATGAGTGTGACAGGGTTTTGAGATAGTATAAGGTAATAGCGTGGCGTGGGCCTTTGCCTTTTCATTGTGATTATTGTTTCAATCATGAAAGAGTGAATAAGGAAATAGGTAATTAGCCCGAAACTtggaaaacattatttacaacTAGACTAGATTAAAATCTAGTTCTATCCGTTAATACCGAGAATGATAATGTTACCCATCCCCATTAGCGTGCAGGAAtccatagatttttttaaattgacctAACACCTGATAAGTAGTGTGGTCGAAAGATGGTATAATTCTTTTCCAGTATCTTGGCTACATctgaaattgtattttcagCGATTCGCGCTAAGTTGAGAGCCGCCAATATATCTGCTAAATGCGCTACCTTAGTAagtgcctattcactctactcttgaaggcgcCCACGTTATACGTTGGACTGAATGTAGTTGGATTAAATGATTTACAAATTTGTACCGCTCTAAAGCGAAGAAAttcatattcaaatttttagcTTATTTGCGCGGAAGTGAAGCTCttatctagtttttttttcacgttAAAAATCTCACAGTAGTAATACTGTATGAATTGTTGATATGTACAaatttttacatgaaaaatatttaatattttgttcgctataattattatacagaCTGACATATGAGTAATATTATCGTATAATGTATCATTTACCAACACGATTTTGTACACTGtctgacaaaaaaaatgttacacttTGTACCgtatagtataaaatatgtccaatttatattcaacaCATGAAATTGATGCGATGAATActtgtacaattttaatgtaaataaattaaatattgcatgtatataattttatacgatgttaaaaaattgtttcgatTTTTCCGTTGTTATTGTTATACGAGTAACGTTactctttttaaatgttattgtaaatcTTTGGAAAGATAATTATCGTTACAAATGCTATGGAAATTTGTATAGAATTTGGTAAATGCAAATTACTGGCTAAGTTTTTGGCGCTAGTCATTTCTAATGACTGTTTTTTCAATTACCCTGCGAAGtgtagaaattaataaaatctgtgcttttatatcgttttattttaagtaccaCATAATCTTAGACTTCAttgtattataacattttttatgaattacgAACAAAGTTGTTGTTTTTAAGTTAGCTTATAACTTACTATGTAAAGAAAATAcctataagttatttttaatgtaataaaagattgtatacacatttgtttttattttctttccaATATTTATACCTGACATTATTGCAATATATCCAACTTCTTTAATCACCTTGTTCTATTTGGCTGTTTGCCTTATTTAGTTGACCTTCAATCTCATTGGTCGAGAGCTAACAAGTGACgggtaaatatttaaagaaatgacGGACCGAAAATGGTCCGCTTGAGTTTTGAACCTTGCAAGTCATCGGtttgtctttttataaattcatctTGAATTTCGATTATTACTTTAAGTTCgatttcaaaaagaaaaaaaatagcaacagCAAACTAAGAGTCTATTTTGTATAGTAATTAAGTTTGCTATTTTTACGCAACAGGCGCTTGGCTTTTATTCGTAAATCTCAATAAAAAGTCTTgttagtacaaaatatttttaattgtactaTGATTTATCACTCCACATATACTGTTATcacagtttattaaaatatcacaatTATACATAACACAGCATAACTCATAAAGGAAATTATGACCGTTACAAAGTTACGAGCATTATTAGTACTGCTTACCACaacattaagtaaattataattttaaaaagcgaATGCAACAAaatcattgtaaatattagtaaataatctttttatagcgcaaataaaaaaaatgttaacattaaaaataaaagtaacacaacaaatacataatttttttatcttaaagttATCGCTTTTGCTCACTGATAAATATTCcaagcaaaatattttgatcacaatttaatacataaatagcTTGCCTGACCTTAGAGGGTCTGAAAAGAATCGCACAGTTAATAacacaaacatattttacattacacaacaaaacaaaattccTTATTCCTGGTTAGTAGTAGTACATTATTGCTATTTTACACTGAAATATACTCAATCTATGAGGATATATAAGGATGACTAAAATTCACCTACTATGTGTTagtatttaacaaaacactaatttctatttgtttttttgtaatgccCTTGTTAGATAGCCACTAGACCTATCAAAAATTAAGGattgaattttcttttatttacataacctgtactaatattatgaagaggaaagatttgattgtttctttacattgaataggctctgaAAACACATCTCCAGGTGATTTGGgctatataaatttttagattatataaattcgcgtggacgaagtcgcgggtaactgctagtattttataaatgataaaacattaacaaaatattgctAAAATACTCGTATTACTCATGGTTTCCATACACATTTACACTGCATTGTGACTTCACCCGAGTTAGACTTATTCACTGGATTGTATGATATACAAGCGATTCAATGTAAGCGCAGCTTCCTCATCAATGATGGTAGAAATGTTGGTGCAGGTGACCTATTCTTAACGGATTCTGTTATATACGGCCCCGGTTTAGTCATCAGCACGGTGTGCAGTGTGGGCAGAGCTCCAATAGCACAGGCCAGCTCCGGAGACATGTATCTGCAGCCTTGCACATCCAGGAACTTCAGCTTCTCACAATGTGATCTAATAGCCTCTAATGATCTATCAGTCAGTTGGTTGCAACCCTGAAAATTGATAACACATAATTAacacttgttttatttcataaagattCCGATTTCAGATAAAACTGACCTATGATGTATATTATCAGTGTATTGAGACACAGATAGTAGGTATGTTTCACTTGAAGGCCATCATTAAGATGAATGaagtaaaaatactttacataCACATATTTTCAGTAAAtgatttgcatatttttaattcaaggtCTCACAAGtgacaaattgtttttttaagtatagTCGAGATACTAAATTGACTTACCCGTAATTCAAGAGTGTGTAATCTTCGTAATCCTTTTACGATTTCCGTAACTGCATCATCCTTTAAGTTATAGCAATcagttaaattgaaatattcaaTGCTCGGGCAGTTTCTTACCAAGTGTCCTACACCTTCATGAGTTATTTGTTGGCATCTACTAAAGTTAAGATTTACTAGCTCCTTGAAGGAAAATGCATATCTCAAACTAACATCAGTCATTCTATTACAACCGCTCATATCCAATTCTCTAAGATGTTTCAATCGTGCCAAAGAATAACCTGTAAATGAGTCCATTGTTAGTATATTTTCACACATTCtcataacatttctttttctattcGCATCTCGAACGATCTCTTCTTCAGCTCTTGAGCCTAAATGTATTTTCTGATGTGTGGGAGCTTCATCACAGTTGGACATTATAGGTGAATCATCatcaccatcttgttgtaactTCCCCATCCCAGTTAAACCAGCATCAGACACTTTGTCGCAATGACTGATTTTCAAGGTGTGTAAGAAaacttgatttttaaatacaacctGTATAGATGTGTCCGTTACAGCATTGAAACAGTAACTTAAGTCCAATGAGCGTAAATTTGGCAACTTCTCTGATATCATTATGACCCCGGTTTGATCTAAGTTTAATGAGTGTATATCCAATTCTTCTAAAACTGAATTCTCTTCAGCACAAATACCATTTTTAAGTCCTTCTTTTGTAATCAATTCACactgtgaaatatttaatatcttcaatttttttaatttgtgtagtTCCGATATACCTAAGTCAGTAACAGCTCTGCATCtttgaatattcaaattttctagattaattaaattgttacaaatgtGAACTAAAGATTGGTCAGTTACTCTAGTGCATAAACCTATGTCTAGCTCTTTTAACATAATCTGATGTGTAGTTAGAGCCAGTATACCCGTATTAGTTAGTTGATCACAAGAATGGACTTCCAACGTATTTAATTCAAGGTTAACAGCTTccgataatgattttaaagcAGCACCATCTATAAGAGTACTTGAGAACTGCAGAGTTTTTATACTTTGAGCATGAGAAACTATAAAttgcaatacaaaataaaatgttaacacaCTCTCTGATGGATTCTCAAAAATGTTAGTTCCACTGGGATAAAATTTTTTCACTAGTCCCAAATGAAATTGCAGCGAGCAACCAGATAAGTTTAAATGTTCAAGAGCTGGAGCAGCTTTCACAAAACGGCTAAATAGTGCATCCGTGAGGTACTGGTTGCCTGAGAGGCTTAATGACTTCAAATTTTCTAGATTATTTACCAACAGGCCATCGGTTTTTCCTTCTAATAGACGGCCTGACATGAAAAGATCTTTGCAACTTTCAATATTCAATGATTCCAAATTCGGACATTCGTGTAGGATGTTCACAAACACCTTTTCACACAtgtcacaatttttaaaagtcaagcttttaatgttttctcCAGTCCTCTCCCAGAAACCATTTAATTTACTTGATATTTCCACTTCATTGAATAAGTAGTTGGTATAAACAGTGGCTGAATTCTCAAAGATGCTCAGATTAGATGTGTTCTCATCACTGTCTAtagatttgtataaaacaactACTTTATTCTTTAAGAAGCAATAAGCATTAGCGGCTAAATACCAGGAGTGACATGTCTCACTTGCATATTTTCTGTCTGACTTtggtagatatttaaaaatgtaaactaatacctgcaacatataaaattgtaaatatatatgacTATCTTAAGACTATGTGGTAGGCctcaagtaataaaataaaaattattttaaattaagaaaatttattttccaacTTGAATTCAAGTGTATTAGTATATGCAGTATgtagaattaaatttgtagcAAAATGATACACTATTTgcaatagtaatatttatttacttgctAATCTAAAGTTCAAGACATTTTAGTTTACAAGCAAAAGACAAACAATTCTAAGAAAGAGAAATAAAGgtcaaatgttttcattttcgaGAGCATAGCTACTATCAGAAAGATATTAATCACGtgaaaaaatgatataaaaggCAGACAAAGAAACCTTATGATTACTAATTTACGATTAAATCAGTCAACTTACTTCGAATGGTAATTCCATGATTAAATTTCAAAcagtaaaatctttttaatttaagtaaagaGCAACTTTACATTattcaattgaaaatttagactagattcattaaaatataatttaaagttcaatGGCAAAATTTGAAGTTTATGGCTAAACATATGACATTTTACTGACTTGACAAACAAGATGTGAGTGACCTTGAATTTGTCATATGATTTTGAAGTTTGTAAACAGATTACGTAAATTACGTTTcgttattagtttaatttcagGGAAGGTtcctaaataattatttttaaaattaagtataaattataagataataaaattgtttgtgtTGGAATtgcgttattttaaataatttataataatttgttggGAAAAAACGGCGAAACGCTAAGTGGAAAAAATGCGAATGCGGCGCGATCAAAACGCAATGAATAGTCGCGTGCTCGCAGTAAAATAAACGCTGGCGTTAGTCGCTGGTGCATCCTTGCTTTCCGACTGAACTATACGCAACTTGACTTAAGTTTGCGACTAATCCATTTATATTGACAATGCATCTTCgcatttcataaatatataataaatatataataatatataattcaaatatttatattatgaatatatttataaacacataCTTCTTACTTTTGACTCCTTTATAACGTTTGTGATCCTCATACAACCCATTTAAATAACACTAATATTTGTTAGCTAAAAAACCGAAAACCTCGACTGACGACTGTGGAATACGAAACGAAAAACTCGTCAAAAGCGGTTCAGTCCTTTAGGCTACAAGCGGTTACAATGGAACTTGCATTCAGACCCACAtagttacattaaaaacaGACTTACTCATAGATACAAGAAAGACTCAAGGGGAGTTAGTCGggtaaaaatagttattgtttattaaatcatCTTGCTTGTCCacagaaataaaacacaaaaaaagaaaacatgtaACTTAAGGAATCACAAGAATATTTCGTTCTTAGAGGATGTCAAATATTATGACGGCCGAAATTGTAAAACGCACAACATAACAAATGATAGTGACAAACTTAAAAgctgaaaacaaaacaacatttattagtaaaaaaaatacattttttaataattgttttattgtcaGTGTAACTCAGTTTAGCAGGCAGCTTGCAAGAAGTGAATTGGCGGCATCACGATCTTACGCAGGAGTTTGCGCGGTTACAATATTGTTTGGTGCCACTTGTTGGGCGCCAGGAAGCTCAGTAAGCGCGGGGTGCGCTCAC includes the following:
- the LOC106718696 gene encoding F-box/LRR-repeat protein fbxl-1 translates to MELPFEVLVYIFKYLPKSDRKYASETCHSWYLAANAYCFLKNKVVVLYKSIDSDENTSNLSIFENSATVYTNYLFNEVEISSKLNGFWERTGENIKSLTFKNCDMCEKVFVNILHECPNLESLNIESCKDLFMSGRLLEGKTDGLLVNNLENLKSLSLSGNQYLTDALFSRFVKAAPALEHLNLSGCSLQFHLGLVKKFYPSGTNIFENPSESVLTFYFVLQFIVSHAQSIKTLQFSSTLIDGAALKSLSEAVNLELNTLEVHSCDQLTNTGILALTTHQIMLKELDIGLCTRVTDQSLVHICNNLINLENLNIQRCRAVTDLGISELHKLKKLKILNISQCELITKEGLKNGICAEENSVLEELDIHSLNLDQTGVIMISEKLPNLRSLDLSYCFNAVTDTSIQVVFKNQVFLHTLKISHCDKVSDAGLTGMGKLQQDGDDDSPIMSNCDEAPTHQKIHLGSRAEEEIVRDANRKRNVMRMCENILTMDSFTGYSLARLKHLRELDMSGCNRMTDVSLRYAFSFKELVNLNFSRCQQITHEGVGHLVRNCPSIEYFNLTDCYNLKDDAVTEIVKGLRRLHTLELRGCNQLTDRSLEAIRSHCEKLKFLDVQGCRYMSPELACAIGALPTLHTVLMTKPGPYITESVKNRSPAPTFLPSLMRKLRLH